A window of Candidatus Eisenbacteria bacterium contains these coding sequences:
- the rpsG gene encoding 30S ribosomal protein S7, translating to MPRKRVAAKKEIGEDPQFKSVLISKLISVIMRRGKKSIAKRIVSDSLKIVQEKTGQDGLSVFKQALNNVKPIVEVKSRRVGGATYQVPVEVRADRRIALGLRWLVGFSKSRPDHTMQERLAAEIIAASKNEGPAVKKREDTHKMAEANKAFAHYRW from the coding sequence GTGCCAAGAAAAAGAGTAGCAGCAAAAAAAGAGATTGGTGAAGACCCGCAGTTCAAAAGCGTTCTGATTTCAAAGCTTATAAGCGTCATCATGAGGCGGGGAAAGAAAAGCATCGCCAAGCGGATAGTCAGCGATTCGCTCAAGATAGTCCAGGAGAAGACCGGCCAGGACGGACTGTCCGTATTCAAGCAGGCTCTCAACAATGTCAAACCCATTGTTGAGGTGAAGTCCAGGCGTGTCGGAGGTGCCACCTATCAGGTGCCTGTCGAAGTCAGGGCCGATCGCAGGATAGCTCTGGGCTTGAGATGGCTCGTGGGCTTCTCGAAAAGCAGGCCGGACCACACGATGCAGGAGCGTCTGGCCGCCGAGATAATCGCAGCATCGAAGAACGAAGGGCCGGCGGTCAAGAAAAGAGAAGACACACACAAGATGGCTGAGGCCAACAAGGCTTTTGCCCACTACCGGTGGTAA
- the rpsL gene encoding 30S ribosomal protein S12 — MPTLSQLVRKGREQVQKKTASPALRECPQKRGVCTRVYTTTPKKPNSALRKVARVRLTNSIEITCYIPGEGHNLQEHSIVLVRGGRVKDLPGVRYHIIRGTLDTGGVEGRTQSRSKYGTKRKKVA; from the coding sequence TTGCCGACATTAAGTCAGCTCGTCAGAAAAGGCAGGGAGCAGGTTCAGAAAAAAACGGCGTCACCTGCGCTGAGAGAGTGCCCTCAGAAACGGGGTGTTTGTACCAGAGTGTACACAACAACGCCCAAGAAGCCGAACTCGGCTTTGAGAAAAGTAGCGCGAGTCAGACTCACGAACAGCATTGAAATAACCTGCTATATTCCTGGCGAGGGTCACAACCTTCAGGAGCATTCAATTGTGCTTGTGAGGGGCGGAAGAGTTAAAGACCTCCCCGGAGTCAGGTATCACATAATAAGAGGTACTCTCGATACCGGCGGAGTTGAAGGAAGAACTCAGAGCAGATCGAAGTACGGGACTAAAAGGAAGAAAGTTGCCTAG